From Pseudarthrobacter equi, a single genomic window includes:
- a CDS encoding nitrilase-related carbon-nitrogen hydrolase, whose amino-acid sequence MTCYDLRFPALARSLADADSQVLLVCSSWVPGEHKTEQWLVLNAAPAIENGVYEAGVRQAPPVSGGPSVLVDPLRLSRRTLGWLRVFWRWRFRRRRWTGCGSRSRCSGNGDSRRSSASPLLGRASGSSGGA is encoded by the coding sequence ATGACCTGCTACGACCTGCGCTTCCCGGCGTTGGCCAGGTCACTGGCCGACGCCGACTCGCAGGTCTTGCTGGTGTGCTCGTCCTGGGTGCCGGGCGAGCACAAGACGGAGCAGTGGCTCGTGCTGAACGCGGCACCGGCGATCGAGAACGGCGTGTACGAGGCGGGCGTGCGCCAGGCGCCGCCGGTCTCCGGCGGGCCGAGCGTGCTGGTGGACCCCTTGAGGTTGTCTAGGCGGACCTTGGGCTGGCTGCGGGTGTTCTGGCGGTGGCGGTTTCGCCGGAGACGGTGGACCGGGTGCGGGAGTCGTTCTCGATGTTCCGGCAACGGCGATTCTAGGCGGTCATCAGCCAGTCCTTTGCTTGGGCGGGCTTCTGGCTCGTCAGGCGGCGCCTGA
- a CDS encoding GTP pyrophosphokinase, with translation MGTKTSNDYGRDQNALSFYDDNLWRYKRLMEEALFALEAGIGFKVHSVTSRVKERQSVSDKILRKAYRAPEDELEDIVGLRMVCLYTSDLQKADSVIRNAFDVVSFEDKINDTSEDSFGYMSVHYICQLREENKGPRYDSLQGLKFEVQCRTILMDAWANVSHHLAYKGKNSLPENKKRAFHALAGLFYVADEQFQQLLHTTTDTRPSQQGGHLDRDSVKELLEELYPNREREESDEMHLLSISDFVEEAIAAGYTSLGTLREDLTRFYSQGLEHERAHPPLGEPGEKFFGVGIARATLNIANPTFRANWARGRQAWEEEEEE, from the coding sequence GTGGGGACAAAGACTTCTAATGATTATGGCCGCGATCAGAACGCACTCAGCTTCTATGACGACAACCTCTGGCGCTACAAGCGTCTAATGGAGGAGGCGCTGTTCGCGCTGGAGGCTGGAATAGGGTTTAAGGTCCACAGCGTCACAAGCCGGGTGAAGGAGCGTCAAAGTGTCTCCGACAAGATCCTAAGAAAAGCTTACCGAGCTCCAGAAGACGAGCTCGAAGACATTGTGGGCCTTCGTATGGTTTGTCTTTACACTTCCGACTTGCAGAAGGCAGACAGTGTCATCCGCAATGCCTTCGACGTGGTTTCGTTCGAAGACAAGATTAATGACACCTCAGAGGATTCCTTTGGCTATATGTCGGTCCACTACATATGCCAGCTTCGTGAAGAAAACAAGGGGCCCAGATACGATTCGCTTCAGGGCCTGAAGTTTGAGGTCCAGTGCAGGACTATTCTTATGGACGCTTGGGCTAACGTATCGCACCATTTGGCGTACAAGGGCAAAAATAGCCTTCCCGAAAATAAGAAGCGTGCATTTCATGCGCTTGCAGGACTCTTCTATGTGGCCGATGAACAGTTTCAGCAATTGCTTCACACAACGACCGACACTCGTCCTTCACAGCAGGGCGGCCACCTGGACAGGGACAGCGTAAAAGAGCTTCTTGAGGAGCTTTACCCCAACCGGGAACGCGAAGAATCTGATGAGATGCACCTTCTTTCAATCTCCGACTTTGTGGAAGAAGCTATTGCCGCTGGCTACACAAGCCTAGGGACGCTCCGGGAAGATCTGACGAGGTTTTATTCTCAAGGGCTGGAGCATGAACGGGCGCATCCACCATTGGGAGAACCGGGGGAGAAATTTTTTGGCGTCGGGATTGCCCGCGCCACCCTGAACATCGCAAATCCGACATTCCGAGCAAACTGGGCAAGAGGGCGACAAGCTTGGGAAGAAGAAGAAGAAGAGTAA